Proteins from one Chloroflexi bacterium ADurb.Bin180 genomic window:
- the yhhQ gene encoding Inner membrane protein YhhQ, which yields MSAPMETSNPAAPAPSEPRGPRPPRAEGYHYLQYVMAVFVAVLIISNVASAKFVRLGPFSFDGGTILFPISYIFGDILTEVYGYARSRRVIWTGFACTALMAVTLAIVGALPPAERWQGQAAYMSILGQTPRIVLASLVAYFSGEFSNSYVLARMKVLTQGRWLWARTIFSTVVGEGADSLLFVLIAFYGAQPPDLLRAVIISNYVFKVSLEALATPITYALINRLKRIEREDYYDYDTNFSPFHAG from the coding sequence TTGAGCGCACCGATGGAGACGAGTAACCCCGCCGCGCCGGCACCGAGTGAGCCGCGCGGACCGCGCCCGCCCCGCGCAGAAGGTTACCACTACCTGCAGTACGTAATGGCCGTCTTTGTGGCCGTGCTGATCATCAGCAACGTGGCCTCCGCCAAGTTCGTGCGGCTGGGCCCCTTCTCCTTCGATGGCGGCACCATCCTCTTCCCCATCAGTTACATCTTTGGCGACATCCTCACCGAGGTCTATGGCTATGCCCGCTCGCGGCGCGTGATCTGGACCGGTTTTGCCTGCACTGCGCTCATGGCCGTGACCCTGGCCATCGTCGGGGCTCTGCCGCCGGCAGAACGCTGGCAGGGCCAGGCGGCCTACATGTCCATCCTCGGCCAGACGCCGCGCATCGTGCTGGCCAGTCTGGTGGCCTACTTTTCCGGCGAGTTCTCGAACTCGTACGTTCTGGCCCGGATGAAGGTGCTCACACAAGGGCGCTGGCTCTGGGCGCGCACCATCTTCTCGACCGTCGTGGGCGAGGGTGCCGACAGTCTACTGTTCGTGCTCATCGCCTTTTACGGGGCGCAGCCGCCCGACCTCCTGCGGGCAGTGATCATCTCCAACTATGTGTTCAAGGTGAGCCTGGAAGCTCTGGCCACGCCGATTACCTACGCTCTGATCAACCGACTAAAGCGCATCGAGCGCGAGGACTATTACGACTATGACACGAACTTTAGCCCCTTTCACGCCGGATAG
- the ttcA gene encoding tRNA 2-thiocytidine biosynthesis protein TtcA, with the protein MKCTKCGQPAVINMRQHRLGLCAEHFLEWVPQVVQRTIEKYDMFTPDDRVLVAVSGGKDSLSLWDILLRLGYQVEGIYINLGIPHDSYSDASQRKVEAFAAEHNAAYRVVNVKEQYGESIPEVAKRKRGRTACSTCGLVKRHVLNEVTLREGFGVLATGHNLDDEAAVLFQNTLRWATGYLARQAPVLPASHDGLARKVKPLIRLYEREMAAYALVRGIDYIYDECPYSQGATTLFYKQLLDQLEAESPGAKQSFYLEFLRARADGRLLPADAARPTLNQCQQCGQPTTAPGICSFCRLWSTQEEPLERTDGDE; encoded by the coding sequence ATGAAGTGCACCAAGTGCGGGCAGCCGGCCGTCATCAACATGCGCCAGCACCGGCTCGGCCTTTGCGCCGAGCATTTTCTCGAGTGGGTGCCGCAGGTCGTGCAGCGCACCATCGAAAAGTACGACATGTTCACTCCGGACGACCGGGTGCTGGTGGCCGTCTCCGGCGGCAAGGACAGCCTGAGCCTGTGGGACATCCTGCTGCGCCTGGGCTACCAGGTCGAGGGCATCTACATCAACCTCGGCATCCCGCACGACTCGTATTCGGATGCCTCGCAGCGTAAGGTCGAGGCCTTTGCTGCCGAGCACAACGCTGCCTACCGCGTGGTGAACGTCAAGGAGCAGTACGGCGAGAGCATCCCGGAGGTGGCCAAACGCAAGAGAGGCCGCACGGCCTGTTCCACCTGCGGCCTGGTCAAGCGCCACGTGCTCAACGAAGTGACCCTGCGCGAGGGATTTGGCGTTCTGGCCACAGGCCACAACCTGGATGACGAGGCAGCGGTGCTCTTTCAGAACACGCTGCGCTGGGCCACCGGATACCTCGCCAGGCAGGCCCCTGTCCTACCGGCCAGCCATGACGGACTGGCACGCAAGGTCAAACCCCTCATCCGCCTCTACGAGCGCGAGATGGCCGCTTACGCGCTGGTGCGGGGCATCGACTATATCTACGACGAGTGCCCCTACTCACAGGGCGCGACCACTCTGTTCTACAAGCAGCTCCTGGACCAACTGGAAGCCGAGTCACCCGGCGCCAAGCAGTCGTTCTACCTGGAATTCCTGCGCGCGAGGGCCGATGGCCGCCTGCTCCCGGCAGACGCCGCAAGGCCCACGCTCAACCAGTGCCAGCAGTGCGGCCAACCCACCACCGCCCCGGGGATCTGCTCGTTCTGCCGCCTGTGGAGCACCCAGGAGGAGCCGCTTGAGCGCACCGATGGAGACGAGTAA
- a CDS encoding sulfur carrier protein ThiS, protein MKLIYRNQTWELKGNITIRDALKKVGLRPESVLATRDGKLLTEDVVVQADDVITLVAVVSGG, encoded by the coding sequence ATGAAACTCATCTATCGCAACCAAACCTGGGAATTGAAAGGCAATATCACCATCCGCGATGCGCTGAAAAAGGTCGGCCTGCGCCCCGAGTCAGTGCTGGCCACGCGCGACGGCAAGCTGCTCACCGAGGACGTGGTAGTGCAGGCAGACGACGTGATCACGCTGGTCGCCGTCGTCTCGGGCGGCTAG
- a CDS encoding NAD-dependent malic enzyme, producing the protein MVDPQELLARASRPAQDALRLHPFYRGKVATAAKCPVRSLDDLSIWYSPGVAAPCSAIQQQPELVWEHTNRANVIAVVSDCSRVLGLGDIGPAAGLPVMEGKALLFKYLGGVDAVPLVLDTKDADEIIRTVQLIQPGFGGINLEDIAQPRCFRVLDTLRADSTVQIPVWHDDQQGTATVLLAGLLSALKVVGKTMSNISLVMVGFGAANVATLRLLRASGLSIGQVIGVDSHGILHRDRHDVEQQQADYPQKWQLCTEGNVENRRGGIAEALRGADVCIALSRPGPGTIKPEWVRGMAKDAILFPCANPVPEIWPWEAKEAGARIVGTGRSDLPNQLNNSLGFPGIFRGTLDVRARTITDEMCLAAAAELARCAEDGGLSEERIIPKMDEWEVFPREAVAVAIKAQEQGVARREASREVLYAEATTRIREAREGVHLLMREGLIPPPPEN; encoded by the coding sequence ATGGTTGACCCTCAAGAACTGCTGGCCAGGGCCAGCAGACCTGCTCAAGATGCCCTTCGACTGCACCCTTTCTATCGCGGCAAGGTGGCCACTGCGGCCAAGTGCCCGGTGCGCAGCCTGGACGACCTCAGCATCTGGTACAGCCCTGGCGTGGCTGCCCCCTGCAGCGCCATCCAGCAACAGCCCGAGCTGGTGTGGGAACACACCAACCGGGCCAACGTCATCGCCGTGGTGTCCGATTGTTCGCGCGTGCTCGGGCTGGGGGATATCGGGCCGGCCGCCGGCCTGCCGGTGATGGAGGGCAAGGCCCTCCTGTTCAAGTACCTGGGCGGAGTAGACGCCGTGCCCCTGGTGCTGGACACAAAAGATGCCGACGAGATCATCCGCACGGTGCAGCTCATTCAGCCCGGCTTTGGCGGCATCAATCTCGAGGACATCGCACAGCCGCGCTGCTTCCGCGTGCTGGACACGCTGCGCGCCGATTCGACAGTGCAGATCCCGGTCTGGCACGATGACCAGCAGGGGACCGCTACGGTGCTGCTGGCCGGCTTGCTGAGCGCGCTCAAAGTGGTGGGCAAGACGATGTCCAACATCAGTCTGGTTATGGTTGGCTTTGGCGCGGCCAACGTGGCCACGCTGCGCCTGCTGCGGGCCAGCGGCCTGAGCATTGGCCAGGTCATTGGCGTGGATTCGCACGGCATCCTGCACCGCGACCGCCACGACGTGGAGCAGCAGCAGGCGGACTATCCGCAAAAGTGGCAGCTCTGCACCGAGGGCAACGTCGAGAACCGCCGCGGGGGCATTGCTGAGGCGTTGCGCGGCGCGGATGTCTGCATCGCCCTTTCGAGGCCGGGGCCGGGCACCATCAAGCCAGAGTGGGTGCGCGGCATGGCCAAAGACGCCATTCTGTTCCCCTGCGCCAACCCCGTTCCCGAGATCTGGCCCTGGGAGGCCAAAGAGGCCGGGGCGCGCATCGTGGGTACGGGCCGGTCGGACCTGCCCAACCAGCTCAACAACTCGCTGGGCTTTCCGGGCATCTTTCGCGGCACGCTCGACGTGCGGGCCAGGACCATCACTGACGAGATGTGCCTGGCCGCAGCAGCGGAGCTGGCGCGGTGCGCTGAAGACGGGGGATTATCGGAGGAGAGGATCATCCCCAAGATGGACGAGTGGGAGGTGTTTCCGCGCGAGGCCGTAGCCGTGGCGATCAAGGCGCAGGAGCAGGGGGTGGCCCGACGTGAGGCCAGCCGCGAGGTGCTCTATGCCGAGGCCACGACGCGCATCCGCGAGGCCCGCGAAGGCGTGCATCTGCTGATGCGCGAGGGACTCATTCCTCCGCCGCCGGAGAATTGA
- the tdk gene encoding Thymidine kinase: MSHHRYDGGWIEVVCGSMFSGKTEEVIRRVKRAVIARQKVQVFKPAVDTRYLHEKVTSHSGAQFEAIAVSCAADILEQIAPDTEVVAIDEAQFFDQALVRVAGELADRGLRVIIAGLDMDFRGEAFGPMPQLLAQAEKVDKLQAICQACGAPASRSQRLINGQPANYDDPVILVGAEEVYEARCRSCHKVPRKRQAAS, translated from the coding sequence TTGTCTCACCATCGCTACGACGGGGGCTGGATCGAGGTCGTCTGCGGCTCGATGTTCTCGGGCAAGACGGAAGAGGTCATCCGCCGCGTCAAACGAGCGGTCATCGCCAGGCAAAAGGTGCAGGTTTTCAAGCCGGCTGTCGATACGCGCTACCTCCACGAAAAGGTCACCTCCCACAGCGGTGCACAGTTCGAGGCCATTGCCGTGAGCTGCGCCGCGGACATCCTGGAGCAGATCGCGCCAGATACAGAAGTGGTCGCCATCGACGAGGCGCAGTTCTTTGACCAGGCCCTGGTGCGGGTGGCCGGCGAGCTGGCCGATCGCGGCCTGAGGGTGATCATCGCCGGTCTGGATATGGACTTTCGCGGCGAGGCCTTTGGCCCGATGCCCCAGCTCCTGGCGCAGGCGGAGAAAGTGGACAAGCTGCAGGCCATCTGTCAGGCGTGCGGCGCTCCTGCCAGCCGCAGCCAGCGCCTCATCAACGGCCAGCCGGCCAACTATGACGATCCAGTGATCCTGGTGGGCGCAGAAGAAGTCTACGAGGCGCGCTGCCGCAGCTGCCACAAGGTGCCGCGCAAGAGGCAGGCCGCCTCATGA
- the rpmE gene encoding 50S ribosomal protein L31, with protein sequence MQRGSNTVKKDIHPKYFEQAKVICACGNTWTTGSTQEVIRTEMCYLCHPFFTGEQRIVDTAGQVDRFQKRKERADQLAAQRAGLKASKGKQGQAVFEFVPEDKSKAAPEPVAAAEQPAPVVEQAAPVASAATPAVSAATPAVSAAAPVEEQAPVAEAAPVETKPKRAARPKKAAEPAAEAAPVEPKPKKARAAAKPAAEAAPVEPKPKKARAAAKPAAEAAPVEPKPKKARAAAKPAAEESPADAQPKKAPRPKKPKAEAAAE encoded by the coding sequence AGGCAGTAATACGGTGAAAAAGGACATCCATCCCAAATACTTTGAGCAGGCCAAGGTCATCTGCGCGTGCGGCAACACCTGGACCACCGGTTCGACCCAGGAAGTCATCCGCACCGAAATGTGCTACCTCTGCCACCCGTTTTTCACTGGTGAGCAGCGCATCGTGGACACCGCTGGTCAGGTTGATCGCTTCCAGAAGCGCAAGGAGCGCGCCGATCAGTTGGCCGCGCAGCGGGCGGGGCTCAAGGCGAGCAAAGGCAAGCAGGGTCAGGCCGTCTTTGAGTTCGTGCCCGAGGACAAGAGCAAGGCCGCACCAGAACCAGTTGCCGCTGCCGAGCAGCCGGCTCCAGTCGTTGAACAGGCGGCTCCCGTAGCCAGCGCAGCGACCCCAGCGGTCAGCGCAGCGACCCCGGCGGTCAGCGCAGCGGCTCCCGTGGAGGAGCAGGCGCCTGTCGCCGAGGCAGCGCCGGTCGAAACCAAGCCCAAGCGCGCCGCCAGGCCGAAAAAGGCCGCTGAGCCAGCCGCCGAGGCAGCTCCGGTCGAGCCCAAGCCTAAGAAGGCCAGGGCCGCCGCCAAGCCAGCCGCCGAGGCAGCTCCGGTCGAGCCCAAGCCCAAGAAGGCCAGGGCCGCCGCCAAGCCAGCCGCCGAGGCAGCTCCGGTCGAGCCCAAGCCTAAGAAGGCCAGGGCCGCCGCCAAGCCAGCCGCTGAGGAGTCACCAGCCGACGCCCAGCCCAAGAAGGCCCCCCGGCCGAAAAAGCCCAAGGCCGAAGCCGCTGCCGAGTAG